One region of Eupeodes corollae chromosome 1, idEupCoro1.1, whole genome shotgun sequence genomic DNA includes:
- the LOC129950819 gene encoding putative nuclease HARBI1, with product MELKYNLSFSSTVKEERSSAIPPILKLCTALRFLAEGSYQKCSGNDFNLGLAQPTVSVVLKEVLDVVEERICPQWIKARMTNDEMNLSKIHFYQKTRFPGVIGCIDGTHVQIIAPKKNLQHLYLNRKGYYSLNVMIVCDFKMNVRFVDSRYSSANHDSFVYNLSEYKEMLNELDENTFILGDPGYPLEKHLMTPF from the exons AtggaattaaaatataatttaagctTCTCAAGCACAGTTAAGGAAGAA CGTTCCTCCGCAATCCCACCAATTCTCAAACTCTGCACTGCCCTACGTTTCTTGGCAGAAGGAAGTTACCAAAAGTGCAGtggtaatgattttaatttaggccTTGCTCAGCCAACAGTTTCGGTAGTGTTAAAAGAAGTGCTAGACGTGGTAGAAGAACGTATCTGTCCACAATGGATTAAGGCTCGTATGACAAATGATGAgatgaatttatcaaaaattcatttttaccagAAAACCAGATTTCCTGGAGTAATAGGATGCATCGATGGAACTCATGTTCAAATCATAGCACCAAAAAAGAATCTTCAACATctctatttaaatagaaaaggttACTACAGTCTGAATGTCATGATT GTTTGTGACTTCAAAATGAATGTGCGTTTCGTAGATTCCAGATATTCCAGTGCTAATCACGATTCATTCGTTTACAATTTAAGTGAATATAAGGAAATGTTAAATGAATTGGATGAGAACACTTTTATTTTGGGAGATCCTGGATATCCTTTAGAGAAACATCTAATGACTCCATTTTGA
- the LOC129953843 gene encoding putative polypeptide N-acetylgalactosaminyltransferase 9 isoform X1 translates to MAFIWRRRSTSIVKIVAILTVIWFTIAFLLYTDDTRRASKWNAMSLGLRGDSGGGGGGGVGGVPGEAVGGRAAGGDEFDYLARGGGGGAAADVPIAVNRNGDKARIPPVETVIDANKRDINNGDESVIDNMVVQPHEKGSIKLKNHQAGAAAAAAAAADSAAKKLQVDDGKGVLSAPGVVEDAPGEMGKPVVLPTNLTDEMKKTVDEGWTNNAFNQYASDLISVHRSLPDPRDAWCKEPGRYLKNLPATDVIICFHNEAWSVLLRTVHSVLDRSPEHLIGNIILVDDFSDMPHTKTQLEDYIKAYPKVKIIRAPKREGLIRARLLGARYAESPVLTYLDSHCECAEGWLEPLLDRIARNSTTVVCPVIDVIDDTTMEYHYHDSGGVNVGGFDWNLQFNWHAVPEKERKRHNNSAEPVYSPTMAGGLFSIDRKFFELLGTYDSGFDIWGGENLELSFKTWMCGGTLEIIPCSHVGHIFRKRSPYKWRSGVNVLKKNSVRLAEVWLDDYAKYYYQRIGNDKGDFGDVSGRKELRKRLGCKSFKWFLDNIYPELFIPGESVAYGEMRNLGYGGRTCLDSPARKKDLKKAVGLYPCHNQGGNQYFMLSKTGEIRRDEACLDYAGSEVTLYPCHGSKGNQFWTYKAETSQLRHGSSDKCLAINEKKDKVIMEECDENRAWQKWHLENYDPSKL, encoded by the exons ATGGCATTCATATGGCGTCGTCGTTCAACGTCGATTGTGAAAATTGTCGCAATTCTGACGGTAATTTGGTTTACCATTGCCTTCCTGCTCTACACAGATGACACGAGACGCGCTTCCAAATGGAATGCAATGTCCTTAGGATTGAGGGGTGACAGTGGTGGTGGCGGAGGGGGAGGCGTCGGGGGTGTTCCGGGAGAAGCAGTTGGCGGTCGAGCTGCAGGTGGTGATGAATTTGACTACTTGGCTCGAGGAGGTGGTGGAGGTGCTGCCGCTGACGTTCCAATTGCGGTTAACAGAAATGGTGACAAAGCTCGAATACCTCCCGTTGAGACTGTCATTGACGCCAATAAACGTGATATTAATAATGGAGACGAATCTGTGATCGATAATATGGTAGTGCAGCCGCATGAAAAAGgctcaataaaactgaaaaaccaTCAAGCTggtgcagcagcagcagcggctgCGGCAGCAGATAGTGCGGCAAAGAAGCTTCAAGTTGATGACG gAAAAGGAGTTCTAAGTGCCCCTGGTGTAGTAGAAGATGCTCCAGGTGAAATGGGCAAGCCAGTTGTGCTGCCAACTAACTTAACTGATGAAATGAAGAAGACTGTCGACGAAGGCTGGACGAATAATGCTTTCAATCAGTACGCGTCTGACCTCATCTCGGTGCATCGTAGCCTCCCTGACCCCAGAGATGCATG gtgtAAAGAGCCCGGTCGCTATCTGAAGAATCTACCTGCCACAGATGTGATTATTTGTTTCCACAATGAAGCGTGGTCGGTTCTGCTGCGTACAGTGCATTCGGTATTGGATCGTTCGCCGGAACATCTCATTGGAAATATAATACTTGTAGATGACTTCTCTGATATGC CACACACAAAGACGCAGTTGGAAGATTATATCAAGGCATATCCTAAAGTGAAGATCATTCGGGCGCCAAAGAGAGAAGGTTTGATTCGTGCGAGACTACTTGGGGCAAGGTATGCGGAGTCACCGGTGTTAACATACTTGGATTCACATTGTGAATGTGCCGAAG gaTGGTTGGAACCTCTGCTCGATCGTATTGCTAGAAATTCAACAACTGTGGTCTGTCCGGTAATCGATGTAATTGACGACACAACAATGGAATATCATTATCATGATTCAGGAGGAGTTAATGTTGGTGGTTTTGATTggaatttacaatttaattggCATGCTGTGCCTGAGAAAGAACGAAAACGTCATAAT AACTCTGCTGAACCAGTTTATTCACCAACAATGGCAGGTGGTCTTTTTTCAATTGATCGTAAATTCTTCGAACTTCTCGGAACATATGATTCTGGTTTTGATATTTGGGGTGGAGAGAATTTGGAACTATCCTTCAAAACATGGATGTGTGGTGGGACATTGGAGATCATACCATGCTCACATGTTGGACATATATTCCGAAAGAGGTCGCCGTATAAA tggcGATCTGGAGTtaatgttttgaagaaaaattctgTAAGATTGGCCGAGGTTTGGTTGGACGACTATGCAAAGTATTATTACCAAAGGATTGGTAATGACAAAGGTGACTTTGGAGATGTTTCAGGAAGAAAAGAATTAAG GAAACGTTTAGGTTGCAAaagttttaaatggtttttggaCAATATATATCCTGAACTTTTCATTCCTGGTGAATCGGTAGCATATGGTGAG atgAGAAATTTAGGTTATGGCGGTCGCACTTGTTTGGATTCTCCAGCTAGAAAGAAGGATCTTAAAAAAGCTGTTGGCCTATACCCTTGTCATAATCAAGGTGGCAATCAG taCTTTATGTTGAGTAAAACTGGTGAAATACGTCGAGACGAAGCATGTCTGGATTATGCTGGAAGTGAAGTGACGCTCTATCCTTGTCACGGATCGAAAGGAAATCAG ttCTGGACTTATAAAGCTGAAACAAGTCAACTGCGTCATGGTTCATCAGATAAATGCTTGGcaatcaatgaaaagaaagacaAAGTAATAATGGAAGAATGTGATGAAAATCGAGCATGGCAAAAATGGCATTTGGAAAATTATGATCCATCAAAATTGTGA
- the LOC129953843 gene encoding putative polypeptide N-acetylgalactosaminyltransferase 9 isoform X2, which produces MAFIWRRRSTSIVKIVAILTVIWFTIAFLLYTDDTRRASKWNAMSLGLRGDSGGGGGGGVGGVPGEAVGGRAAGGDEFDYLARGGGGGAAADVPIAVNRNGDKARIPPVETVIDANKRDINNGDESVIDNMVVQPHEKGSIKLKNHQAGAAAAAAAAADSAAKKLQVDDGKGVLSAPGVVEDAPGEMGKPVVLPTNLTDEMKKTVDEGWTNNAFNQYASDLISVHRSLPDPRDAWCKEPGRYLKNLPATDVIICFHNEAWSVLLRTVHSVLDRSPEHLIGNIILVDDFSDMPHTKTQLEDYIKAYPKVKIIRAPKREGLIRARLLGARYAESPVLTYLDSHCECAEGWLEPLLDRIARNSTTVVCPVIDVIDDTTMEYHYHDSGGVNVGGFDWNLQFNWHAVPEKERKRHNNSAEPVYSPTMAGGLFSIDRKFFELLGTYDSGFDIWGGENLELSFKTWMCGGTLEIIPCSHVGHIFRKRSPYKWRSGVNVLKKNSVRLAEVWLDDYAKYYYQRIGNDKGDFGDVSGRKELRKRLGCKSFKWFLDNIYPELFIPGESVAYGEIRNNFTSFCLDSPPDSDETHPSVGLWQCHGDGGNQYFMLSKTGEIRRDEACLDYAGSEVTLYPCHGSKGNQFWTYKAETSQLRHGSSDKCLAINEKKDKVIMEECDENRAWQKWHLENYDPSKL; this is translated from the exons ATGGCATTCATATGGCGTCGTCGTTCAACGTCGATTGTGAAAATTGTCGCAATTCTGACGGTAATTTGGTTTACCATTGCCTTCCTGCTCTACACAGATGACACGAGACGCGCTTCCAAATGGAATGCAATGTCCTTAGGATTGAGGGGTGACAGTGGTGGTGGCGGAGGGGGAGGCGTCGGGGGTGTTCCGGGAGAAGCAGTTGGCGGTCGAGCTGCAGGTGGTGATGAATTTGACTACTTGGCTCGAGGAGGTGGTGGAGGTGCTGCCGCTGACGTTCCAATTGCGGTTAACAGAAATGGTGACAAAGCTCGAATACCTCCCGTTGAGACTGTCATTGACGCCAATAAACGTGATATTAATAATGGAGACGAATCTGTGATCGATAATATGGTAGTGCAGCCGCATGAAAAAGgctcaataaaactgaaaaaccaTCAAGCTggtgcagcagcagcagcggctgCGGCAGCAGATAGTGCGGCAAAGAAGCTTCAAGTTGATGACG gAAAAGGAGTTCTAAGTGCCCCTGGTGTAGTAGAAGATGCTCCAGGTGAAATGGGCAAGCCAGTTGTGCTGCCAACTAACTTAACTGATGAAATGAAGAAGACTGTCGACGAAGGCTGGACGAATAATGCTTTCAATCAGTACGCGTCTGACCTCATCTCGGTGCATCGTAGCCTCCCTGACCCCAGAGATGCATG gtgtAAAGAGCCCGGTCGCTATCTGAAGAATCTACCTGCCACAGATGTGATTATTTGTTTCCACAATGAAGCGTGGTCGGTTCTGCTGCGTACAGTGCATTCGGTATTGGATCGTTCGCCGGAACATCTCATTGGAAATATAATACTTGTAGATGACTTCTCTGATATGC CACACACAAAGACGCAGTTGGAAGATTATATCAAGGCATATCCTAAAGTGAAGATCATTCGGGCGCCAAAGAGAGAAGGTTTGATTCGTGCGAGACTACTTGGGGCAAGGTATGCGGAGTCACCGGTGTTAACATACTTGGATTCACATTGTGAATGTGCCGAAG gaTGGTTGGAACCTCTGCTCGATCGTATTGCTAGAAATTCAACAACTGTGGTCTGTCCGGTAATCGATGTAATTGACGACACAACAATGGAATATCATTATCATGATTCAGGAGGAGTTAATGTTGGTGGTTTTGATTggaatttacaatttaattggCATGCTGTGCCTGAGAAAGAACGAAAACGTCATAAT AACTCTGCTGAACCAGTTTATTCACCAACAATGGCAGGTGGTCTTTTTTCAATTGATCGTAAATTCTTCGAACTTCTCGGAACATATGATTCTGGTTTTGATATTTGGGGTGGAGAGAATTTGGAACTATCCTTCAAAACATGGATGTGTGGTGGGACATTGGAGATCATACCATGCTCACATGTTGGACATATATTCCGAAAGAGGTCGCCGTATAAA tggcGATCTGGAGTtaatgttttgaagaaaaattctgTAAGATTGGCCGAGGTTTGGTTGGACGACTATGCAAAGTATTATTACCAAAGGATTGGTAATGACAAAGGTGACTTTGGAGATGTTTCAGGAAGAAAAGAATTAAG GAAACGTTTAGGTTGCAAaagttttaaatggtttttggaCAATATATATCCTGAACTTTTCATTCCTGGTGAATCGGTAGCATATGGTGAG atACGAAACAATTTCACATCGTTTTGTCTTGATTCACCACCCGATTCTGATGAGACACATCCATCTGTGGGCCTCTGGCAGTGCCATGGGGATGGTGGAAATCAG taCTTTATGTTGAGTAAAACTGGTGAAATACGTCGAGACGAAGCATGTCTGGATTATGCTGGAAGTGAAGTGACGCTCTATCCTTGTCACGGATCGAAAGGAAATCAG ttCTGGACTTATAAAGCTGAAACAAGTCAACTGCGTCATGGTTCATCAGATAAATGCTTGGcaatcaatgaaaagaaagacaAAGTAATAATGGAAGAATGTGATGAAAATCGAGCATGGCAAAAATGGCATTTGGAAAATTATGATCCATCAAAATTGTGA